Below is a genomic region from Amycolatopsis sp. 195334CR.
TAGGCCTCGGCCGCTTCGCCGGTCCGGCCGAGGCGGCCGAGCAGTTCGGCCCGCACGGCGTGGAACAGGTAGTAGGAGCCGAGGTCCAGTTCGTCCACAAGCGACAGTGCGGGGGCCGGGCCGGACCGCTCGGCCACCGCGATCGCCCGGTTCAGCGCCACCACCGTGCCCGGGCTCACGGCGAGCAGCTGATCGTAGAGCTGGACGAGCTGGGCCCAGTCGGTGGCCGCGGCCGTCGGCGCGTCGCTGTGCACGGCGTTGATCGCGGCCTGGATCTGGTACGGACCGGGCTGGTTGCGGCGCAGGCACCGGCGCACCAGGTCCTGCCCCTCGCCGATGAGCGCGCGGTCCCAGTCGCCGCGGTCCTGGTCGGCCAGCAGCACCAGCTCACCGTCGGCGGTGGTGCGTGCCCGCCGCCGGGACTCGGTCAGCAGCATCAGCGCGAGCAGGCCCAGCACCTCGGGCTCGTCCGGCATCAGCCGGGCCAGCAGCCTGCCCAGCCGGACGGCTTCGGCGCACAGGTCCTCGCGCACCAGCCGGTCGCCGGAACTGGCGGCGTACCCCTCGTTGAAGATCAGGTAGACCACGGTGAGCACGGCCCGCACCCGGCCGGGCAGGTCGGCCTCGTGGGGCACCCGGTACGGGATGCCCGCCTTGCGGATCTTGCCCTTGGCCCGGACCAGGCGCTGGGCCATGGTCGGCTCGGGCACCAGGAAGGCGTGCGCGATCTCGGCGGTGGTCAGCCCGCCGAGCAGCCGCAGGGTGAGCGCGACCTGCGCGGGCACGGCCAGTGCCGGGTGGCAGCAGGTGAAGAGCAGGCGGAGCCGGTCGTCGTGCACGGCGCCCTCCTCCGGCGGTTCGCTCGCGGCGTGCAGCAGCGCGGCCTCGGCGTGGCGGTCCTCGCGGGTGGCTTCGCGCCGGAGGCGGTCGATGGCGCGGTTGCGCGCGGTGGTGATGATCCAGCCCGCCGGGCTCGGCGGGAGTCCGGCTTCCGGCCAGCGGCGCACGGCCTCGCCGAACGCGTCCTGGACCGC
It encodes:
- a CDS encoding RNA polymerase sigma factor; protein product: MRQRIERVFREEYGRAVAVLTRVFGDLDVAEEAVQDAFGEAVRRWPEAGLPPSPAGWIITTARNRAIDRLRREATREDRHAEAALLHAASEPPEEGAVHDDRLRLLFTCCHPALAVPAQVALTLRLLGGLTTAEIAHAFLVPEPTMAQRLVRAKGKIRKAGIPYRVPHEADLPGRVRAVLTVVYLIFNEGYAASSGDRLVREDLCAEAVRLGRLLARLMPDEPEVLGLLALMLLTESRRRARTTADGELVLLADQDRGDWDRALIGEGQDLVRRCLRRNQPGPYQIQAAINAVHSDAPTAAATDWAQLVQLYDQLLAVSPGTVVALNRAIAVAERSGPAPALSLVDELDLGSYYLFHAVRAELLGRLGRTGEAAEAYDAAIALAGNAAERRLLRGKRAALS